One Hylaeus volcanicus isolate JK05 chromosome 8, UHH_iyHylVolc1.0_haploid, whole genome shotgun sequence genomic window, CTGATTTTGATACCGAATCAATTATCGAGTGAAATTCATGGAAACACGTTATGAAGGAAGGAAgtgaattatgtatttatttaaaatttattttttactagtATTACGTAgatatcaaatataatatcagTAGAAAACGAACGGCGCGAAGAATATAGATACGAATCATTTTTCGAATATCTTTGATTATTTAACAGTTCTTGAACAGTttgtatatattgttaaataatggTTTTCACATTATTATTGTTCGATATTTgcaatagtattttattccataCACTAATTACTTTTCACGCAGAAAATAGATACTCATGCGAATTATGTTGATAATTACAACAACGATAACAAGAGATTCGCCATTAAATAGAATTGTATACAGTTTATTcggtttaaaagaaatatcctTTATTACGAATACTTTTCTTCAGGATTTAATTTGTGGCAGttacagaagaaaataatttaatataaagataCGAATGTTTAacttttaaatcaattatttctgagcgagtatttcgtttaaaaaaaacgcGTACATCTTATAATCTAATTGttcttcataaataattcttaaacgGTTACATTCAATTAActatatttgtacattaataataaactttttacaCATACTAAATATGTTGCGGAGTATCGTTTATGGGATTCTctcaattaaaaaagtttatagaaaaaatgcAGTAATAAGCAGTCTTCTGCTTTGAATACCTTATATGTCAGTGTTCGTCAAATCGTATcaagttatttcaaagtattttaaataatttgtatatcgaTTACAGTCTCTTACTTTGAATTCacgaggaaaatgaaaaaggcaTAGATATTTGAAAAGCATTGACTCGATGATACAGCATCGATGAAATTGTCAGTATTACAAAGTCTTAGGTACACTAAAAATcgtgtttaaaaaaacaactgtttgtaaaatgaataaaggtaCTTTTTTAAGCGAAAATCGAATATTCCTTcactaatttaaaaatataaataaagatgtaTGACTTTAGAAGTTATTACGATGAGGCCAGGGAAGGATTATTTATAATCGACAAAGGCTACGCTGCCTTCGAAATGGCAGCTTCTTCTATTGTCGAAATCAGAATATCAAGACCAAATAGAAATCCTTCTTCATGGTTGCCTTGTTCCCACGGCTTTCTATGTGTCACTCTTTGTCCATTCGGTAATTCTTGCGTCTTAGTGAAGTCGATCAACCACGCGCCAACTTTGTCGTCATCATAGATCATGAAGACACTACTACCAATtatctgtaaaataaattattgcacatactatttatttcaaacaaggattaataataaagaaagtcATGTATGTTATGCATATGAGGGCgttattcttctttctttaatatcttttGCGGAATGTCGAAATTCGTTGGATTAGTCACAGCTTCAGCTATTGTTCAAATTAGATTATTACTGTGTTCcattgtacaattaatttactcTTTTTCATTAAGCTTTTTGTGCATTCAGATGAAAAATCTTCTTGATTCAAAACTAAGTTTTCTATTTATCATGAATATTAGATTACAGAAAATCTCGAGCAGTAGTCAGGCTCGTCTTAACAACATTATAGGTCCCTAACCCCTTCTCCCTCGGCCTGTGGTCCGAGGTGGTCCTGTTAGTAGTCCTGTTTTGAACGTTAATCGATTAGTAAAATGATAATGCGTACTTCGTGAGTCTTGAAGTACTCGGACGCTTCGATTTTCGAGCGAAGATTCTTCAGTCGTACGAGCAGCTTCTCGCGCGTTGCCTCGCGAGTTCCTAGGAATAGCTTCATGGTATCGAGGACTTCCTGGTGGGACTTCACTTTCTTCAGATCGGTGATCGGCGGCGCTCCGGGTAATTTCATAGCCTCGATTCGGAATCCGTGGCTACGAGTCGAGCTCTGTTGCTCACGGAACTGCATGTACCGTAATTTGGTCACGGCGCGTTGCTCGTGTTCTTGCTTCGTTGGGGCGTTGGGATCGACGGCGATCATCTTCTGATAGAGATCCGGTCTCGCGGTCGTCTTCGACACCTCGGACTCGAGGAACGTCCTCGTCCCCATCTTGATGTCCATTACGTGAGGATCGTTGAACCCGAAAAGCAGATCCTGCAGCTCGATGAACGTGTCGCCTTTGTACTCTACTTCTCGGTAGTATCTACggaaatagaaacaaaaataaagttaaaattgtaatagGATTGTCTGAATCAggaagttaaataaaaagtacaagttGTTCGataagaatttagaaattatgtaacacacacacatatatataacaCTGTACTTACTATACAGAGCATTTGATTTAAggtagttgtaaataaatcgaTGAAATGAAGTAAATTCAAGTTATACTCTAAGtcatattgtaaaataaccGTGTATGTACTATACAATTTGTAATGCATATGCTATATAAACCTTGTATGGtttaaagcaataaataaataaataaaaagtgcaaGTAGTCAGGGATTgtaatttagaataatataagtTTCGTTTCTTGGTTTAGGTATACAATTCTTTGGTATACGCGATAAAGGTTTTCCCAgggctttagaattttattttctaataagaCGAATGGTATggaatgtttttacaaaaaatgataaaaactCAATTTACACTTcgtatgcaaaatttaatgcttcatttttaaaaggtTTGAGAACCGCTGGAGTGGAACGATTGAATAGCGAAAACCATTTAGATAACGGAGGTTTCACTGGAATTAGGTTTTTCGCGGTGATTAGGTAAATCGAGCTTGCGTTTACCTCGGTATGCAATCTCGTAATTCTTTGTCTTTGCTGAGCGCCTCGTAAACGATCCTCTCTGTATTCTCTGATCCtcctgtttttcttttccaaactGTGCCGGGTCCGGCTGGCGCGAAGCCATCCGGGTGGCCGGATAACTGGAACCAGGACTTCAATCTATTCTTCAACAGAACGTCACTGGCTGGTGCCGTTAGATCTAAAGCGttctataaaacaaaaacaaataaatgtatgttaatctcacgaaataaatttacatttagtCTTGGACATTTAGGTTGAAGAAACGTAACAGTTGAGActaatattgggttgtctggaatattaatatatcggaatggttgaaa contains:
- the LOC128881545 gene encoding inositol-trisphosphate 3-kinase homolog isoform X2, with product MSGFCKLASTRFLWFQPSKKEQTHVNHNSNQKDHRRQKDASSSSTYSAFRQWRRSTSMGSNRSNSVGSSSTRALAKIPNDPATIQKMEQFPMVLSDATTPEEDLSLKFLALNALDLTAPASDVLLKNRLKSWFQLSGHPDGFAPAGPGTVWKRKTGGSENTERIVYEALSKDKELRDCIPRYYREVEYKGDTFIELQDLLFGFNDPHVMDIKMGTRTFLESEVSKTTARPDLYQKMIAVDPNAPTKQEHEQRAVTKLRYMQFREQQSSTRSHGFRIEAMKLPGAPPITDLKKVKSHQEVLDTMKLFLGTREATREKLLVRLKNLRSKIEASEYFKTHEIIGSSVFMIYDDDKVGAWLIDFTKTQELPNGQRVTHRKPWEQGNHEEGFLFGLDILISTIEEAAISKAA
- the LOC128881545 gene encoding inositol-trisphosphate 3-kinase homolog isoform X1, whose product is MSSSVCHAPLPARMEAFTTRLCLRAADQYERLLQARFNKPSKKEQTHVNHNSNQKDHRRQKDASSSSTYSAFRQWRRSTSMGSNRSNSVGSSSTRALAKIPNDPATIQKMEQFPMVLSDATTPEEDLSLKFLALNALDLTAPASDVLLKNRLKSWFQLSGHPDGFAPAGPGTVWKRKTGGSENTERIVYEALSKDKELRDCIPRYYREVEYKGDTFIELQDLLFGFNDPHVMDIKMGTRTFLESEVSKTTARPDLYQKMIAVDPNAPTKQEHEQRAVTKLRYMQFREQQSSTRSHGFRIEAMKLPGAPPITDLKKVKSHQEVLDTMKLFLGTREATREKLLVRLKNLRSKIEASEYFKTHEIIGSSVFMIYDDDKVGAWLIDFTKTQELPNGQRVTHRKPWEQGNHEEGFLFGLDILISTIEEAAISKAA